A genomic segment from Sander vitreus isolate 19-12246 chromosome 3, sanVit1, whole genome shotgun sequence encodes:
- the LOC144515288 gene encoding extracellular calcium-sensing receptor-like isoform X2, translated as MLGGIFSFHTSWNDRQDTYRQKPLPLECTSLNFRDFQFAQAMLFAIEEINNSTDVLPGISLGYKIYDACGSIARSVRVALALTNGNEVLSALTEAPCTRPAQVQAIMGETSSSPCMAISTVIGPFHIPMISHFATCACLSDKTKYPSFLRTIPSDYYQSRALAHLVKHFGWTWVGAIRTNDDYGNNGMATFTETAQKLGICLEYSVSFFRTDPPDKIQKIIEIIKASTSMVIVAFLSLMDIDLLIQELSHHNLTGYQWVGSEGWIFDSQIAAMDRHHILDGAIGLSIPKAHVSGMRDFMLDVKLLNSSSNEMFPEFWETLFSCKFKQSKSSAGNQRECTGHEDLTGVQNSFTDMSLMPIFNNLYKGVYAVAHALHNILSCNKTCNNKMQLDPFTILQHIKKIQFKTKEGDEVYFNENGDPAAKYEIINWQPTKHGIVDFVTVGLYDASLPADKQLHLHNKSVIWAQNSQQVPLSVCSEKCPPGTRKVLQKGKPVCCYDCLRCAEGEISNITDSITCVRCHSEFWSNERRDACVKKEAEFLSYEEIMGALLTAASLFGTCITAVVAFIFFRYRKTPIVRANNSELSFLLLFSLTLCFLCSLTFIGRPSEWSCMLRHTAFGITFVLCISCVLGKTIVVLMAFKARLPGSNVMKFFGPTQQKLSVVGFTLIQVIICILWLTISPPFPFKNFKEFKDKIILECALGSAVGFWAVLGYIGLLAILCFILAFLARKLPDNFNEAKFITFSMLIFCAVWITFIPAYVSSPGKFSVAVEIFAILASSFGLLFCIFIPKCYIILLKPEKNTKSNIMGKTAPKSF; from the exons ATGTTGGGGGGAATATTCTCTTTCCACACCAGCTGGAACGATAGACAGGACACCTACAGGCAAAAACCATTGCCACTGGAATGCACCAG TCTGAATTTCAGAGATTTCCAGTTTGCCCAGGCTATGCTCTTTGCCATAGAGGAGATTAATAACAGCACAGACGTACTGCCTGGTATCTCTCTGGGCTATAAGATCTATGATGCTTGTGGCTCCATTGCCAGAAGTGTGAGGGTTGCACTGGCCTTGACTAATGGTAATGAGGTGTTATCTGCACTCACCGAGGCACCATGTACCAGACCTGCACAAGTGCAGGCCATTATGGGAGaaacctcttcctctccttgcATGGCTATATCTACAGTAATCGGACCCTTTCATATCCCAATG aTCAGCCACTTTGCTACTTGTGCTTGTCTCAGTGATAAAACCAAGTACCCATCCTTTCTCAGAACAATACCCAGTGATTACTACCAGAGCAGAGCTCTGGCCCATTTGGTCAAGCACTTTGGTTGGACTTGGGTTGGAGCTATTAGAACAAATGATGATTATGGCAACAATGGCATGGCCACTTTCACAGAAACCGCCCAGAAGCTGGGTATCTGTCTGGAGTACTCTGTATCTTTCTTTAGAACAGATCCACCAGACAAAATACAAAAGATAATTGAAATTATTAAGGCTTCTACTTCCATGGTCATTGTCGCTTTCCTCTCCCTCATGGATATTGATTTGCTAATTCAAGAGTTGTCTCACCACAACCTGACTGGGTACCAGTGGGTAGGCAGTGAAGGCTGGATCTTTGATTCCCAAATTGCAGCCATGGATAGGCATCACATTCTGGATGGTGCCATAGGCCTGTCCATCCCCAAAGCACATGTCAGTGGCATGAGAGACTTTATGTTGGATGTGAAGCTGCTCAATTCATCTAGTAATGAAATGTTTCCAGAGTTTTGGGAGACATTATTTAGCTGTAAGTTCAAACAGTCAAAATCTTCAGCAGGGAATCAGAGAGAATGTACTGGCCATGAAGATCTGACTGGAGTGCAAAACAGCTTCACAGATATGTCGCTCATGCCTATCTTTAACAATCTCTATAAAGGAGTGTATGCTGTGGCCCACGCGCTTCATAATATTCTCAGCTGTAACAAAACCTGTAACAACAAGATGCAGCTAGATCCATTTACG ATTTTACAGCACATAAAAAAGATTCAGTTCAAAACTAAGGAAGGAGATGAGGTTTACTTTAATGAGAATGGAGACCCAGCAGCAAAGTATGAAATTATAAATTGGCAGCCAACAAAACATGGCATTGTGGACTTTGTCACAGTAGGTCTTTATGATGCATCTTTACCTGCAGACAAACAGCTACATCTGCATAATAAGTCTGTAATTTGGGCACAGAACTCACAACAG GTGCCTTTGTCAGTTTGCAGTGAGAAATGTCCTCCAGGAACTCGCAAGGTTCTCCAGAAAGGAAAGCCTGTTTGCTGCTATGACTGTTTAAGATGTGCAGAGGGAGAAATAAGTAATATTACAG ATTCTATCACCTGTGTGCGATGTCACTCTGAGTTCTGGTCAAATGAGAGAAGAGATGCTTGTGTGAAGAAGGAGGCAGAGTTTCTATCATATGAAGAGATTATGGGAGCGCTGCTCACTGCAGCATCCTTATTTGGAACATGCATCACTGCTGTTGTGGCATTCATTTTCTTCAGATACAGGAAAACTCCTATTGTCAGGGCCAACAACTCTGAGCTGAGCTTCCTGCTGCTCTTCTCCTTgactctgtgttttctgtgttctctgaCCTTCATAGGCCGGCCCTCTGAGTGGTCCTGCATGCTGCGACACACAGCATTCGGCATCACCTTTGTTCTCTGTATCTCTTGTGTTCTGGGGAAAACTATAGTGGTGTTGATGGCCTTCAAAGCCAGACTTCCAGGTAGTAATGTCATGAAATTTTTTGGGCCTACACAGCAGAAACTCAGTGTTGTGGGTTTCACTCTTATACAAGTTATCATATGTATCCTCTGGTTAACAATTTCTCCTCCTTTTCCATTTAAGAATTTTAAGGAATTCAAGGACAAAATCATCTTAGAATGCGCTCTGGGCTCAGCTGTTGGTTTTTGGGCTGTACTTGGGTACATAGGACTTCTGGCCATCTTATGTTTCATTCTTGCTTTTCTGGCTCGAAAACTGCCTGATAACTTCAATGAAGCCAAATTCATCACCTTTAGCATGCTGATATTCTGTGCAGTATGGATCACTTTTATCCCAGCGTATGTCAGCTCTCCTGGGAAGTTCAGTGTTGCTGTGGAGATATTTGCTATTCTGGCCTCCAGTTTCGGACTgctcttttgtatttttattccaaaatgttATATTATCTTACTGAAACCTGAGAAAAATACAAAGAGTAATATAATGGGGAAGACAGCACCAAAGTCATTCtga